A single region of the Salvelinus sp. IW2-2015 linkage group LG20, ASM291031v2, whole genome shotgun sequence genome encodes:
- the LOC112081350 gene encoding protein shisa-6 encodes MGIQHLLLLLIYLDPLNVLCAATANKKKNAPKRNQKMKEVNGTEAPTAVPRRNTQVQAPSIATHDTCLGYYDVSGAYDKVFECNNTEHRYCCGSCFLRYCCAEKGKRIEQKTCTNYNTPDWIKTQPPSPAPTGDTYDPDLDQTNTTVYITCGVIAFIILIGVSAKVAYDKATKPPQEMNVHRALADILRQQGLNKENENIAALEGSPKDIDTPLRTSKNHYTPVHTMLANHGHYGKENFRQGQLDHNFISSGFVTLGRPHLKAQHSVDDLGQLSWQGDLDVPNISYSM; translated from the exons ATGGGGATACAGCATCTTCTGCTTCTTTTGATTTACTTGGACCCGCTGAATGTACTGTGCGCGGCTACAGCCAACAAGAAGAAAAACGCTCCAAAGCGGAATCAGAAGATGAAGGARGTGAACGGCACGGAGGCGCCTACTGCGGTTCCGCGGCGAAACACTCAGGTCCAGGCACCTTCGATCGCTACCCATGACACGTGCCTGGGCTACTATGACGTGAGCGGAGCGTACGATAAAGTGTTCGAGTGCAACAACACCGAGCACCGCTACTGTTGTGGAAGTTGTTTCCTGCGCTATTGCTGTGCAGAAAAAGGGAAACGCATAGAACAGAAAACTTGCACAAATTATAACACCCCAGATTGGATCAAAACGCAGCCTCCCTCCCCGGCACCAACAGGTGACACTTACGACCCTGACTTGGATCAGACTAACACAACGGTATACATMACCTGTGGTGTCATAGCYTTTATCATACTCATCGGAGTTTCTGCAAAAGTTGCCTATGACAAGGCAACCAAGCCCCCTCAGGAAATGAATGTCCATAG AGCCCTTGCAGACATTTTGAGGCAACAAGGACTAAATAAGGAGAATGAAAATATTGCAGCGTTGGAGGGTTCACCCAAAGACATAGACACACCTCTCCGAACGTCCAAGAACCATTACACCCCAGTTCACACCATGCTAGCAAACCACG GGCACTACGGGAAAGAGAACTTCCGCCAAGGCCAACTTGATCATAACTTCATCTCCTCTGGATTCGTGACACTGGGACGACCGCACCTAAAAG CGCAGCACTCTGTAGACGATTTAGGGCAGCTGTCCTGGCAGGGAGATCTGGACGTTCCTAATATCTCCTACAGTATGTAA